From Sporosarcina sp. Marseille-Q4943, the proteins below share one genomic window:
- a CDS encoding YolD-like family protein, producing the protein MIRDRGRIKWTAMMLPEHVAQLREWQEEDGLQLRQQPDEQQIEQWNYQIHEAAERNLQLSIHYWIDEKVAESKGYIRKIDTLEGTIHLLSDNGETHRIPFVHLKSISESE; encoded by the coding sequence ATGATCCGTGACCGTGGACGTATCAAATGGACGGCGATGATGCTGCCGGAACATGTCGCCCAGCTACGGGAATGGCAAGAGGAAGATGGTTTGCAACTAAGGCAACAGCCCGACGAACAGCAGATCGAACAATGGAACTATCAAATCCACGAGGCCGCAGAAAGAAACCTGCAGCTATCCATCCACTATTGGATCGATGAAAAAGTAGCGGAGAGCAAAGGCTATATCCGAAAAATCGACACCTTGGAAGGGACGATTCATCTCCTTTCCGACAACGGCGAGACACATCGAATCCCGTTTGTCCACCTGAAAAGTATTTCAGAATCCGAATAA
- a CDS encoding DUF6612 family protein has protein sequence MKKIVSALAIGSLVFLLAACTNSGGAQKKMTAGDLLDKSQEAMDTSLKAVRSHIVFDDYAVTVYDGDIENPEKAGVKYDMQVEAFLDPAKVHVQSKVLPRGVKAYNMDLYQVGDRVFVTDDRKGEWEELPSGSIEELFGTLVSETYPILDLSKFKEFEDEFVLEPIEYGYALNLTLNRDGFKRFKELFPDAGPREDGFSIVDKMELVITINKSTSYVTSFKMSLDMRNYSGGNSYRARQKMNATYSYFNDIEDFKLPKEVSNMAAE, from the coding sequence GTGAAAAAAATAGTTAGTGCCCTTGCGATTGGTTCGCTCGTTTTTCTTTTGGCTGCTTGCACCAATTCGGGAGGGGCTCAAAAGAAAATGACTGCCGGAGATTTATTGGACAAATCCCAAGAGGCGATGGACACATCATTAAAAGCTGTCCGTTCTCATATTGTGTTTGATGATTATGCGGTGACCGTCTATGACGGCGATATTGAAAACCCCGAGAAAGCCGGCGTGAAATACGATATGCAAGTCGAGGCTTTCCTTGATCCTGCTAAAGTGCATGTCCAATCAAAAGTCCTTCCGCGTGGCGTGAAAGCATATAATATGGATTTGTACCAAGTGGGAGATCGAGTGTTTGTCACGGACGACCGCAAAGGCGAATGGGAAGAATTACCGTCCGGTTCGATTGAAGAATTATTCGGCACATTAGTTTCGGAAACTTATCCGATTCTTGACTTATCCAAGTTCAAAGAGTTCGAAGACGAATTTGTCTTGGAGCCGATCGAATACGGATATGCATTGAATTTAACTTTGAATCGCGATGGGTTCAAGCGGTTCAAGGAGCTTTTCCCGGATGCTGGTCCGCGTGAGGACGGCTTCAGCATCGTCGACAAAATGGAATTGGTCATCACCATCAATAAAAGCACTTCTTATGTGACAAGCTTCAAAATGTCATTGGATATGAGGAATTACAGCGGAGGGAACTCTTATCGGGCCCGCCAAAAAATGAATGCTACATATAGCTATTTCAACGACATCGAAGACTTCAAGTTGCCGAAGGAAGTTAGTAATATGGCAGCGGAATGA
- the menC gene encoding o-succinylbenzoate synthase has protein sequence MQITEVTIRKMKMRMKEPFSTSFGTMQDKQFLLLEVHDELGNTGWGESVAFDAPWYTEETVETNLHMLRDFLVPLLLGKEIGHPDDTGRLFAPIRGNNMAKAALECAVWDLFAKRKGIPLAEALGGGRQRIEVGISIGIQKDLAGLIDKVKRYLEEGYKRIKVKIKPGADIDILRGLRAAFPDVPLMADANSAYSLDDIDLLKQLDEFDLLMIEQPLAHDDIIDHAVLQKQLETQICLDESIHSLEDVRKAVELGSTKVINVKIGRVGGLSEAKRIHDYCMERGVPVWCGGMLEAGIGRAHNIALTSLSNFTLPGDTAGSSHYWEKDIIEPEVTVEDGYITVPTAPGIGFKPDLHTIEEFTTDILHFRG, from the coding sequence TTGCAAATTACAGAAGTGACGATTCGGAAGATGAAAATGAGAATGAAGGAACCTTTTTCAACAAGTTTCGGTACGATGCAGGATAAGCAATTTCTGTTGCTGGAAGTTCACGATGAGCTTGGGAACACAGGCTGGGGAGAGTCGGTCGCATTTGATGCCCCTTGGTATACGGAAGAAACGGTAGAAACGAACTTGCATATGCTCCGTGATTTCCTTGTCCCTTTGCTGCTTGGAAAGGAAATTGGACATCCTGATGACACCGGCCGCCTCTTTGCGCCAATACGGGGAAACAATATGGCGAAAGCCGCCCTTGAATGTGCCGTTTGGGACCTGTTCGCAAAACGGAAAGGGATTCCATTGGCTGAAGCGTTAGGCGGCGGGCGTCAGCGAATCGAAGTCGGCATCAGCATCGGGATTCAAAAGGATCTTGCGGGTTTGATCGATAAAGTGAAAAGGTATTTGGAGGAAGGCTATAAGCGGATTAAAGTGAAAATCAAGCCAGGAGCTGATATCGACATACTCCGCGGTTTAAGGGCAGCTTTTCCAGACGTGCCTCTTATGGCGGATGCAAATTCTGCTTATTCATTGGATGACATCGATTTATTGAAGCAGTTGGACGAGTTCGACCTCCTAATGATCGAGCAGCCACTTGCACATGATGATATTATTGATCACGCCGTATTGCAAAAACAATTGGAGACGCAGATCTGCCTCGATGAAAGCATCCATTCATTGGAAGACGTGCGGAAAGCGGTCGAGCTCGGAAGCACGAAAGTCATTAATGTAAAAATAGGGAGAGTCGGCGGCTTGTCCGAAGCGAAGCGAATCCATGATTATTGCATGGAGAGAGGTGTTCCTGTCTGGTGTGGGGGCATGCTGGAGGCGGGAATCGGGCGCGCCCATAATATCGCATTGACGTCGCTCTCGAATTTCACCTTACCAGGAGATACAGCGGGCTCGTCCCATTATTGGGAAAAGGATATTATTGAGCCCGAAGTGACTGTGGAAGATGGATATATAACAGTTCCGACTGCCCCGGGTATCGGTTTTAAGCCTGATTTGCACACGATTGAGGAATTTACTACGGACATATTGCATTTTCGAGGATAA
- a CDS encoding UV damage repair protein UvrX produces the protein MYENLPDRKIVCLDMRSFYASCAAAMEGLDVMDTPIAIIGNKERKGGIVLAASPALKKEFGVQTGMRLYEIPDDPSIRLIEPKMQFYIDVSMEIARNLNRYVPKEAIHVYSVDESFIDLGGTERLWGPPEKTVERIQDELVSQFQLRSACGMGPNMLMAKLALDLDAKKTGFARWTYADIPSRLWPVAPLSRMWGIGSRLERTLNNMGIFSVGDLARTPLERLETKFGIMGNQLYHHAHGIDLSDLGAPLVEGQISYGKGQILYRDYTKREDILAVILEMCEDVALRVREACKAGRTVHLSIGYSKNSLGGGFGRSRSLHEATNDTMTIYRLCTKLLDEFHDGRPVRRIAISLANLENEYAMQLSFFDQHKWRNRQLGETMDSLRKKYGSTAVLRAVSYTDAGTAVHRSKLIGGHYK, from the coding sequence ATGTACGAGAATTTGCCGGACCGGAAAATTGTATGCCTGGATATGCGGAGTTTCTACGCCAGTTGTGCAGCTGCAATGGAAGGATTGGATGTCATGGATACGCCAATCGCCATCATCGGCAATAAAGAGCGGAAAGGAGGCATCGTCCTGGCTGCTTCTCCCGCCTTGAAAAAGGAATTCGGCGTGCAGACGGGAATGCGGCTATATGAAATTCCCGATGACCCGTCCATACGGCTTATTGAACCGAAAATGCAGTTTTATATCGATGTTTCAATGGAAATCGCGCGCAATTTGAACCGCTACGTGCCGAAGGAGGCAATCCACGTGTATTCCGTCGATGAAAGCTTCATTGACTTAGGAGGAACGGAACGTCTATGGGGTCCCCCTGAAAAAACGGTCGAGAGAATCCAAGATGAGCTTGTCAGCCAATTTCAGCTCAGGTCCGCCTGCGGCATGGGACCGAATATGCTCATGGCGAAGCTGGCCCTTGACCTGGATGCAAAAAAGACCGGCTTTGCCCGCTGGACGTATGCCGATATACCATCGAGGCTATGGCCGGTCGCGCCGCTTAGCCGGATGTGGGGAATCGGCAGCCGGCTTGAAAGGACGTTGAACAATATGGGGATCTTCTCAGTAGGCGATTTAGCCCGCACGCCCCTCGAACGGCTTGAAACGAAATTCGGCATCATGGGCAACCAGTTGTATCATCATGCGCATGGCATCGACTTGTCCGATCTCGGAGCGCCGCTCGTCGAAGGGCAAATCAGCTATGGTAAGGGGCAGATCCTATACCGCGATTACACGAAGCGGGAAGACATCCTCGCGGTCATCCTTGAAATGTGTGAAGACGTCGCATTGCGGGTGAGGGAAGCGTGCAAAGCGGGGCGGACAGTCCATCTGTCGATCGGATATTCGAAGAATTCGCTCGGTGGGGGCTTCGGCCGTTCCCGTTCGCTGCACGAAGCAACGAATGACACGATGACTATTTATCGGCTCTGTACAAAGCTCCTCGACGAATTCCACGACGGCCGTCCGGTGCGGCGCATCGCTATTAGTCTGGCGAATTTGGAAAACGAATATGCCATGCAGCTTAGCTTTTTCGATCAGCATAAATGGCGCAACCGCCAGCTTGGGGAGACGATGGATTCATTGCGTAAAAAATACGGTTCCACGGCCGTGTTGCGTGCAGTTTCCTACACAGACGCAGGAACCGCCGTCCATCGGTCAAAGTTGATTGGGGGACATTACAAATAA
- a CDS encoding thioredoxin family protein, which yields MIFEVEELPMEEIGSFEQWLDISASKPRLLLFVKTDYCSVCEGLYPQVASLQEQYPIPFYKVNAAQVPEMAGQLALFTAPVVLLFHKGKETARFARFVQMEQLKHRLDELAGWGDWYA from the coding sequence TTGATTTTTGAAGTGGAGGAACTGCCGATGGAAGAGATCGGGTCTTTTGAACAATGGTTGGATATATCGGCGAGTAAGCCACGGCTATTATTGTTTGTAAAAACGGATTATTGTTCCGTCTGCGAAGGGCTTTATCCGCAAGTGGCCAGCCTACAAGAACAATATCCAATCCCATTTTATAAAGTGAATGCGGCGCAAGTCCCTGAAATGGCGGGACAGCTCGCTTTATTCACCGCCCCGGTCGTTCTTCTATTCCATAAAGGAAAGGAAACGGCCAGGTTTGCCAGATTTGTTCAGATGGAACAGCTGAAACACCGGTTGGATGAGTTGGCAGGGTGGGGGGACTGGTATGCTTAA
- a CDS encoding cytochrome c biogenesis CcdA family protein, which translates to MATDLNIFLAFGAGFLSFISPCVLPLYPAFISYITGMSIEELKSDSKRMNRNGMLHTIFFLIGFSVVFVFLGFSTSFVGNFFIQYKDLLRQIGAIFIVLFGLMVIGLFTPKFLMKEHRLQFKNRPAGYLGTALIGLAFSAGWQPCMGPIIGAIIGLAAANPGSSMLYMMMYVLGFAIPFFVLSFFITRLGWIRRNSNLIMKVGGYIMIAFGLLLFFDGIVYLTSLLSPIFGDFQGF; encoded by the coding sequence ATGGCAACTGATTTAAATATTTTTCTAGCATTTGGCGCAGGTTTTCTCAGTTTCATTTCGCCTTGCGTCCTGCCATTGTATCCGGCATTCATATCTTACATTACCGGCATGTCGATCGAAGAGCTGAAATCGGATTCGAAACGGATGAATCGGAATGGCATGCTCCATACAATTTTCTTTTTAATCGGGTTTTCGGTCGTATTCGTCTTTTTAGGATTTAGTACATCTTTTGTTGGCAATTTCTTTATACAATACAAGGATCTACTCAGACAAATCGGGGCCATTTTCATTGTTTTGTTCGGACTGATGGTCATCGGTCTATTTACACCGAAGTTTTTAATGAAAGAGCATCGACTGCAATTTAAAAATCGTCCCGCCGGTTATTTAGGGACAGCTTTAATCGGACTCGCCTTCTCTGCAGGATGGCAACCTTGCATGGGACCGATCATCGGTGCGATTATCGGGCTCGCAGCAGCAAATCCAGGATCCAGCATGTTGTATATGATGATGTATGTGCTCGGTTTTGCGATTCCATTTTTCGTCTTGTCATTTTTCATTACAAGGCTCGGCTGGATTCGCAGAAACAGCAATCTAATTATGAAAGTCGGCGGTTATATTATGATTGCCTTCGGATTGTTGCTATTCTTTGACGGCATTGTCTATCTAACAAGCTTATTGAGCCCGATATTCGGGGATTTCCAAGGGTTTTAA
- a CDS encoding ABC transporter ATP-binding protein, with the protein MKVLLQLGWFFKQRKKQYGLGVAALVFVSLLQLLPPKIIGLIVDDITEATLTASELTKWLIILAFAGILMYVSRYYWRVMIFGSAVLLSRTMREKLFNHFTRMSPSFYQKRRVGDLMAHATNDINAVQQTAGMGILTLVDSISTGGFVILTMALTINWKLTVIALIPFPFMIFLTSYYGRLLRRRFRFAQEAFSNLNDKTQESISGIKVIKTFGQEKEDIEDFTDLSTDVVAKNMRVAKVDALFDPTITGIFAVSYILSFYFGTKFIIAEEMSIGDMVAFSTYLGLLVWPMLAFGFLFNIVERGNASYSRIMELLSIDPDIKDVTGAIDRRPEGDLYFDIEEFKFPDDESPALYDVHFTLKRGETLGIVGKTGSGKTAILKLLLREFEGYKGSIVYGGHPINQYKQQRLRESIGYVPQDHFLFSTTIAENIAFTNPKIDRERIYEAARLAHIHEDITGFEGGYETVVGERGVSLSGGQKQRVSIARALIMQPELLILDDSLSAVDAKTEEAILESLKQTRTGETTIITSHRLSAIQHAHKIIVMHEGTIVEAGTHEELIAMNGRYKEMYDLQQLEVLVEQGGEE; encoded by the coding sequence TTGAAAGTCTTACTGCAGCTTGGCTGGTTTTTCAAACAACGGAAGAAACAATATGGACTCGGTGTCGCAGCGCTTGTGTTCGTCTCCTTATTGCAATTGCTTCCTCCGAAAATCATCGGCTTGATCGTCGATGACATTACGGAAGCCACATTGACAGCTTCCGAGCTGACGAAGTGGCTCATCATCTTGGCGTTTGCCGGGATTCTCATGTACGTGTCCCGTTATTACTGGCGCGTCATGATTTTCGGTTCCGCGGTTTTGTTATCGCGGACGATGCGTGAGAAATTATTCAATCATTTTACAAGGATGTCACCTTCTTTTTATCAAAAGAGACGGGTCGGGGATTTAATGGCCCATGCGACAAACGACATCAACGCCGTACAACAGACGGCAGGAATGGGGATATTGACGCTCGTCGATTCCATTTCAACGGGCGGATTCGTCATTTTGACGATGGCATTAACAATCAACTGGAAATTGACAGTCATTGCACTTATTCCGTTTCCATTCATGATTTTCCTGACAAGCTACTATGGAAGATTGTTGCGCCGGCGTTTCCGCTTTGCGCAGGAGGCGTTCTCCAATCTGAATGATAAGACGCAGGAAAGCATTTCTGGCATAAAAGTAATCAAAACATTCGGTCAAGAAAAGGAAGATATTGAAGATTTCACGGATCTTTCAACAGATGTCGTTGCGAAAAATATGAGAGTGGCAAAAGTCGATGCATTGTTTGATCCGACCATCACAGGCATATTTGCAGTATCTTATATTCTATCCTTCTACTTCGGAACAAAATTCATCATTGCAGAGGAAATGTCCATCGGTGACATGGTTGCGTTCAGTACATACCTAGGGTTGCTTGTATGGCCAATGCTCGCTTTCGGATTCCTATTCAACATCGTGGAACGCGGGAACGCTTCGTATAGCCGTATTATGGAGCTGTTGTCGATTGATCCTGATATTAAAGACGTCACAGGAGCAATTGATCGCCGTCCGGAAGGGGATCTCTACTTCGACATCGAAGAATTCAAATTCCCGGACGATGAAAGTCCAGCGCTCTACGACGTCCATTTCACTTTGAAGCGCGGGGAGACGCTCGGCATTGTCGGGAAGACCGGTTCCGGTAAAACGGCAATTCTGAAACTGTTGCTAAGGGAGTTTGAAGGCTATAAGGGAAGCATCGTCTATGGCGGGCACCCGATCAATCAATACAAGCAACAGCGTTTGCGCGAATCAATTGGATACGTTCCACAGGACCATTTCCTGTTCTCAACGACGATTGCGGAAAATATCGCCTTCACGAATCCGAAAATTGATCGGGAAAGGATTTATGAGGCGGCAAGGCTTGCACATATCCATGAAGATATTACAGGATTTGAGGGAGGATATGAGACAGTCGTTGGGGAACGGGGCGTTTCATTGTCCGGCGGCCAGAAGCAACGTGTGTCCATTGCACGTGCGCTGATTATGCAACCTGAATTGCTTATTTTGGACGATTCGTTGTCAGCTGTCGATGCCAAAACTGAAGAAGCAATCCTTGAGTCGCTAAAGCAGACACGAACAGGTGAGACGACGATCATTACATCACACAGACTAAGCGCCATCCAACATGCCCATAAAATAATCGTCATGCATGAAGGAACGATTGTAGAGGCGGGTACGCATGAAGAATTGATTGCGATGAATGGAAGGTATAAAGAAATGTATGACTTGCAGCAATTGGAAGTGCTTGTCGAGCAAGGAGGGGAAGAATGA
- a CDS encoding branched-chain amino acid aminotransferase, translating to MTNLEVHVEKTLNPKTKPAFDQLSFGTVFTDHMFTMDYSEEQGWHDPKIVPYEPILLDPAAMVFHYGQTVFEGLKAYVTEDEEVLLFRPEENMKRLNRSNERLCIPAFDEELALTGLRKLIQVDKDWIPNIEGTSLYIRPFIFATQPYLGVAPSKTYRFMIILSPVGAYYKEGINPVKIAVESEFVRAVTGGTGSAKTAGNYAGAMKAQEVAEAKGYSQVLWLDGKEHRYIEEVGAMNVFFKLNGEVVTPELNGSILEGITRKSVIELLQHWDIPITERKISMEELYEAYQSGILEEAFGTGTAAVISPIGELYWNEKKITINSGEIGELSQRIYDTMTGIQTGRAEDPFGWRMTVDVETVK from the coding sequence ATGACGAATTTAGAAGTCCATGTTGAAAAGACCTTGAACCCGAAAACGAAGCCAGCGTTCGATCAACTTTCGTTCGGTACTGTTTTCACCGACCATATGTTTACAATGGATTATTCAGAGGAGCAAGGTTGGCATGATCCGAAGATTGTTCCATATGAGCCGATCCTGCTCGATCCTGCGGCAATGGTATTCCACTACGGTCAAACGGTGTTCGAAGGATTGAAGGCGTATGTGACGGAAGATGAGGAAGTGCTTCTTTTCAGACCTGAGGAGAATATGAAAAGATTGAACCGTTCAAATGAAAGGCTGTGCATTCCTGCTTTCGACGAGGAACTCGCTCTTACCGGCCTTCGGAAGCTCATCCAAGTCGATAAAGATTGGATTCCGAATATCGAAGGGACGTCACTTTACATCCGGCCTTTCATTTTTGCGACGCAGCCGTATTTAGGGGTCGCTCCTTCAAAAACGTACCGTTTCATGATTATTCTTTCGCCAGTCGGCGCCTATTACAAGGAAGGCATCAACCCTGTCAAGATTGCGGTTGAATCCGAATTCGTCCGTGCCGTAACAGGTGGGACAGGCAGTGCGAAAACGGCAGGCAACTACGCAGGTGCAATGAAAGCGCAGGAAGTGGCCGAAGCAAAAGGCTATTCACAAGTACTGTGGCTCGATGGGAAGGAACACCGATACATCGAGGAAGTCGGTGCGATGAACGTCTTCTTCAAATTGAACGGGGAAGTTGTCACACCCGAGCTCAATGGAAGCATTTTAGAGGGAATCACACGGAAATCCGTCATTGAATTGCTGCAGCATTGGGACATCCCTATTACAGAACGGAAGATTTCCATGGAGGAGCTTTACGAGGCTTATCAGTCCGGAATATTGGAGGAAGCGTTCGGCACGGGCACTGCAGCGGTCATCTCTCCAATCGGAGAACTTTATTGGAATGAAAAGAAAATCACCATTAATAGTGGGGAGATTGGAGAACTGTCACAAAGGATCTATGATACGATGACAGGCATCCAGACTGGAAGAGCGGAAGACCCGTTCGGATGGCGGATGACAGTGGATGTTGAAACAGTAAAGTAA
- a CDS encoding transcription repressor NadR has product MTGTEKMPGEERRQLILETLQKADNPMTGKELGELTNVSRQVIVGDITLLKAKNEPILATSQGYIYMHTSAGPERIEKVLVCHHTPEQTEEELNILVDHGLTVKDVKIEHPVYGDLSASIMVANRLEVKEFMRRVNEANAAYLSNLAEGGIHLHTVIADEQHQIDNAEIALKKAGILVE; this is encoded by the coding sequence TTGACTGGAACTGAGAAAATGCCCGGGGAAGAACGCCGGCAGTTGATACTTGAAACATTGCAGAAAGCCGACAACCCGATGACAGGCAAAGAGCTTGGAGAACTGACGAATGTCAGCCGCCAAGTCATCGTCGGAGATATCACTTTATTAAAAGCGAAGAATGAACCTATACTTGCGACAAGTCAAGGGTACATATATATGCACACGTCGGCAGGTCCTGAGAGAATTGAAAAAGTGCTCGTTTGCCACCATACACCTGAGCAAACAGAGGAAGAGTTGAATATCCTCGTTGATCATGGGTTGACTGTGAAAGATGTGAAAATCGAGCACCCTGTCTACGGTGACTTGAGTGCCTCGATCATGGTAGCGAACCGTCTTGAAGTGAAGGAATTCATGAGGCGGGTCAATGAAGCCAATGCGGCTTACCTATCCAATCTAGCTGAAGGCGGCATCCATCTTCATACTGTCATTGCTGATGAACAACACCAAATCGACAATGCCGAAATCGCATTGAAAAAAGCGGGCATCCTCGTCGAATGA
- a CDS encoding ABC transporter ATP-binding protein, protein MEKQPKLTAKDQWKVFKRLMRYAIPHKVSISIALFFLVLTITGSIVGPLIIQSFIDNYLTPLHFPKNEVMTLALVYIGLQIFIVVVSYFQQLRFQDIALKVIQQMRIDVFTKVQGLGMRYFDRTPAGSIVSRVTNDTESIKEMFVSVVVTFLQAIFVIIGVYIALFSLDVKLSIVSMVLLPLFMAIIVVYRRYSADFYQDIRERLSQLNAKIAESLSGMGMIQAFRQEERLSKEFDDINEGHYRAGMRNIKFDSVLLGPFIDLLYAFAIVFVLGYFGFMSLDSAVEVGIIYAFTTLIGRLFQPVQQVMQRMSIFQQALVSASRVFKLMDDPDMEPAQQETAHTEIKEGTIEFRNVTFSYDGKNDVLKNISFTANAGETVALVGHTGSGKSSIINLLMRFYEYDKGEILIDGVSLKDLPKAELRKKIGLVLQDPFLFYGDIESNIRLHNEGMSSEEVRAAAEFVQANEFIEKLPDKYSQKVTERGSTFSSGQRQLVAFARTIATNPKILVLDEATANIDTETEVAIQASLEKMRRGRTTIAIAHRLSTIQDAELILVLHQGEIVERGNHQQLLAQRGLYYMMYQLQNGLVEDAM, encoded by the coding sequence ATGGAAAAACAGCCAAAATTGACAGCGAAGGACCAATGGAAAGTGTTCAAGCGGTTAATGCGCTATGCAATCCCGCATAAAGTGAGTATCTCGATCGCATTGTTCTTCCTTGTTTTGACGATTACGGGAAGTATTGTCGGACCGCTCATCATCCAATCATTCATCGATAATTACTTGACGCCTCTTCACTTCCCGAAAAACGAAGTAATGACGCTCGCCCTCGTGTATATCGGGCTGCAGATCTTCATTGTCGTTGTGTCCTATTTCCAACAACTCCGTTTCCAAGACATCGCCTTAAAAGTCATTCAACAAATGAGGATTGATGTCTTCACGAAAGTCCAAGGCCTCGGCATGCGCTATTTTGACAGGACGCCGGCCGGAAGCATCGTATCGCGCGTGACGAATGACACGGAATCGATCAAGGAAATGTTCGTCAGCGTCGTCGTCACTTTCCTGCAAGCGATTTTCGTTATTATCGGCGTCTATATTGCGCTCTTTTCGCTTGATGTTAAACTATCAATTGTTTCCATGGTGCTCTTACCGTTATTTATGGCGATCATCGTTGTCTATCGTCGATATAGCGCTGATTTCTATCAGGATATCCGTGAGCGACTGAGCCAATTGAATGCCAAGATTGCAGAATCACTATCAGGCATGGGCATGATCCAAGCTTTCCGGCAGGAGGAGCGGTTGTCGAAGGAATTCGATGACATAAATGAAGGCCATTATCGTGCAGGTATGAGGAACATCAAATTTGATAGTGTGCTATTAGGGCCATTCATCGATTTGTTATATGCGTTCGCCATCGTTTTCGTCCTCGGCTATTTCGGATTCATGTCATTGGACAGTGCAGTAGAAGTAGGAATCATCTATGCATTCACGACGCTGATTGGCCGTCTATTTCAACCGGTCCAACAAGTGATGCAGCGGATGTCTATCTTCCAACAGGCGCTCGTTTCGGCATCGCGTGTATTCAAATTGATGGATGACCCGGATATGGAGCCGGCGCAACAGGAAACAGCACATACGGAAATCAAAGAAGGAACGATCGAATTCCGGAATGTGACGTTTTCATACGACGGTAAGAATGATGTGTTAAAAAACATCTCTTTCACTGCGAATGCCGGCGAAACCGTTGCATTGGTCGGTCATACGGGAAGCGGAAAAAGTTCCATCATCAACTTGCTCATGAGGTTCTATGAATATGACAAAGGAGAGATCCTCATTGACGGAGTCTCCTTGAAAGACTTGCCAAAAGCGGAATTACGGAAGAAAATCGGCCTTGTCCTTCAGGATCCATTCCTGTTCTATGGGGATATTGAGAGCAACATTCGTCTGCATAATGAAGGGATGTCCTCAGAAGAAGTCCGGGCCGCAGCAGAATTCGTCCAAGCGAATGAATTCATTGAAAAACTGCCGGATAAATATTCACAGAAAGTGACAGAGCGAGGATCTACGTTCTCAAGCGGACAGCGCCAACTTGTCGCATTCGCCCGCACAATTGCGACCAACCCGAAAATCCTCGTGTTGGATGAAGCGACAGCGAACATTGACACGGAAACGGAAGTTGCCATCCAAGCAAGCTTGGAAAAAATGCGTAGGGGCCGTACGACAATTGCCATCGCCCATCGTTTGAGTACAATCCAGGACGCGGAGCTCATCCTCGTCCTCCACCAAGGCGAAATCGTCGAACGTGGAAACCACCAGCAATTATTGGCGCAAAGAGGCCTTTACTATATGATGTACCAACTGCAAAACGGTCTCGTGGAAGACGCCATGTAA